The Candidatus Limnocylindrales bacterium genomic sequence TTAATTGATACCCTTTGTAAAAGGATGCGAGATACTTATCAGTTAGGGGTAGTAACCAATGATATCTATACCAAGGAGGATGCAGAATTTTTGATTCGAAGTGGGGCTTTACCTCCGGACCGGATTATCGGTGTTGAGACAGGTGGATGTCCCCATACGGCTATCCGGGAGGATGCTTCCATTAACCTGGAAGCTATTGAAGAGTTAATAACCCGAATTCCCCAACTTCAAATTATTTTTGTAGAAAGTGGAGGAGATAACCTGGCCGCCTCTTTCAGTCCCGAGTTGGTAGATGCCTGGATCTACGTGATTGATGTTTCTG encodes the following:
- the ureG gene encoding urease accessory protein UreG translates to MTAVLKIGVGGPVGSGKTALIDTLCKRMRDTYQLGVVTNDIYTKEDAEFLIRSGALPPDRIIGVETGGCPHTAIREDASINLEAIEELITRIPQLQIIFVESGGDNLAASFSPELVDAWIYVIDVSEGDKIPRKGGPGITRSHLLIINKIDLAPYVGANLEVMRRDSLKMRNGKPFIFTNLKTGEGVQDVIRWIQRELLFEA